Within Maridesulfovibrio frigidus DSM 17176, the genomic segment TTGACTCGACTAAAGGCGGTGTATAGTGGTATCACTAAGTGATGGCATTGAGTTGAACACGAAAAATAGAAAGCTACTTGCTAAACTTTTTCGACAACCAAAACCTAAAGATATTAAGTACCAAGAGGTTGAAAGACTACTACTCGGCCTTGGAGCAATAAAAAGTGAGAAAGCCGGAAGCAATGTTGCTTTTTTCTATAACGGACATATCACACAGCTCCACATTCCGCACCCGGACCCAACATTTTGCGGGGGGCGGATAAAAGCCATAAAAGAGTACTTAATTACAGCGGGAGTCGTAAATGAAAACATTTGAATACAAGACCTACACAGGCCAAATTGAGCCAGACACAGAACAAGACA encodes:
- a CDS encoding ferredoxin reductase domain-containing protein is translated as MVSLSDGIELNTKNRKLLAKLFRQPKPKDIKYQEVERLLLGLGAIKSEKAGSNVAFFYNGHITQLHIPHPDPTFCGGRIKAIKEYLITAGVVNENI